One Nocardia sp. BMG111209 DNA segment encodes these proteins:
- a CDS encoding FadR/GntR family transcriptional regulator, with protein MHPDSPAPPPRRTTSVGAEIVAHLERLISGGGLAPGARLPSERELALTLGVSRTSVREAMHELEVKNLVVRRPGRGTVVAEPGARAGDLYDRVSAAERTLRDVAELRETIEPKFAELAASRITDATLLALETVLAKTGSPLSQADSIALDIEFHMLIAQASQNRLLIAVGTLASEWTTSTRALSHADPRARQLSHEGHQRIYLAVRDRDPDAARVAMLRHLAEVADLTREHHPCF; from the coding sequence ATGCACCCGGATTCACCCGCACCCCCGCCGCGGCGGACCACCTCGGTCGGCGCGGAGATCGTCGCGCACCTCGAGCGGCTGATCTCCGGTGGCGGGCTCGCCCCCGGCGCGCGCCTGCCCTCGGAGCGGGAATTGGCTCTGACGCTGGGTGTTTCGCGTACCTCGGTGCGCGAGGCCATGCACGAGCTCGAGGTGAAGAACCTGGTGGTGCGGCGGCCGGGCCGGGGCACGGTGGTGGCCGAACCGGGTGCGCGGGCCGGTGATCTGTACGACCGGGTCTCGGCGGCCGAGCGGACGTTGCGCGATGTGGCCGAGTTGCGCGAGACGATCGAACCGAAATTCGCCGAACTCGCCGCGTCCCGGATCACCGACGCCACCCTGCTGGCCCTGGAGACGGTCCTGGCGAAGACCGGATCCCCACTGTCACAAGCCGATTCGATCGCATTGGATATCGAGTTCCACATGCTGATCGCGCAGGCCTCGCAGAACCGGCTGCTGATCGCTGTCGGTACGCTCGCGAGCGAGTGGACGACCTCCACCCGGGCGCTGTCCCATGCCGATCCCCGGGCCCGGCAGCTGTCCCACGAGGGCCATCAGCGCATCTATCTCGCTGTCCGCGACCGTGATCCGGATGCGGCGCGGGTGGCGATGCTGCGGCATCTGGCCGAGGTCGCGGACCTCACCCGCGAACATCACCCCTGCTTCTGA
- a CDS encoding ATP-binding cassette domain-containing protein, which produces MSMTGQHTSAIRVQGLEKSYGDVRVLRGVDFEVAAGSIFALLGSNGAGKTTVVKILSTLLKPDAGSAGVHGFDVATQAAKVRESISLTGQFAAVDEILTGRENLVLVARLRHLREPGRIADELLARFSLTDAGGRKVSTYSGGMRRRLDIAMSLIGNPPVVFLDEPTTGLDPQARIEVWQAVQELARHGTTLLLTTQYLDEAEQLADRIAILHEGRIIVNGTLTELKQLHPPAKVEYVEKQPTLEDIFFAVVGDGGTRGASGADE; this is translated from the coding sequence ATGTCGATGACCGGACAACATACCTCCGCGATCCGGGTACAGGGCCTGGAGAAGTCCTACGGGGATGTGCGGGTACTGCGCGGCGTGGATTTCGAGGTGGCGGCGGGCAGTATTTTCGCCCTCCTCGGTTCCAACGGCGCCGGCAAGACCACCGTGGTGAAGATCCTGTCCACACTGCTGAAGCCCGATGCGGGCTCGGCCGGGGTGCACGGGTTCGACGTCGCCACCCAGGCGGCCAAGGTGCGCGAATCCATCAGTCTCACCGGGCAGTTCGCGGCCGTCGACGAAATCCTCACCGGCCGTGAGAATCTCGTGCTGGTGGCCCGGTTGCGGCACCTGCGCGAGCCGGGCCGGATCGCGGACGAACTGCTGGCGCGGTTCTCGCTGACCGACGCGGGTGGGCGGAAGGTGTCGACCTATTCCGGCGGTATGCGCCGGCGGCTCGACATCGCGATGAGCTTGATCGGGAATCCGCCGGTCGTCTTTCTCGACGAGCCGACCACCGGCCTGGATCCGCAGGCCCGGATCGAGGTGTGGCAGGCGGTGCAGGAACTCGCCCGGCACGGCACGACGTTGCTGCTCACCACCCAATATCTCGACGAGGCCGAACAACTCGCGGATCGGATCGCGATTCTGCACGAGGGCCGGATCATCGTGAACGGCACGCTGACCGAGCTGAAGCAGTTGCATCCGCCGGCGAAGGTCGAATACGTCGAGAAACAGCCCACCCTCGAGGACATCTTCTTCGCGGTCGTCGGTGACGGCGGCACGCGCGGCGCTTCCGGCGCGGACGAATAG
- a CDS encoding DUF1048 domain-containing protein — translation MFIERVIGDLGEKRRWWQYKSRVKQLAEPYRSVVEAFERYLMYGAAGGGMSLFEDLTELFEQSAADHTPIRDVVGDDPVEFIEAFARNYEEESWRNRERTRLNNAIERAAGEGK, via the coding sequence ATGTTCATCGAAAGAGTGATCGGCGACCTCGGCGAGAAGCGCCGGTGGTGGCAGTACAAGTCGCGGGTGAAGCAGCTCGCCGAGCCGTATCGCAGCGTGGTCGAGGCGTTCGAGCGGTATCTGATGTACGGCGCGGCGGGCGGGGGCATGTCGCTGTTCGAGGATCTGACCGAGCTGTTCGAGCAGAGCGCGGCGGACCACACTCCCATCCGTGATGTCGTCGGCGACGATCCCGTGGAGTTCATCGAGGCGTTCGCCCGGAACTACGAGGAGGAATCGTGGCGTAATCGGGAACGGACCCGGCTGAACAACGCCATCGAGCGTGCCGCCGGAGAAGGAAAGTAG
- a CDS encoding NAD(P)H-binding protein gives MGGPVKTVLTGATGPVGRATTQLLLDTGHEVTAISRTPERAGLPGGVRVARGDPSRPQSLGPVFDGADAVLISPRAVGAAVPELLAAAVGGGVRRVVVISAATVQFPAGEPRFAAEFRAAEAAARESGLTWTALRCTDFDANALAWAPQIRAAGVVRGAYPAAASSPIHHRDIAAVAARALTEAGPADRAHVLTGLQSLTQLDKVRILAATLGIDLSFDEVPADRVRAAMLAQGLPEEIPARLLGSLADYARTPGPTTGTVEALLGRPALTFAQWVAENATAFRN, from the coding sequence ATGGGAGGACCCGTGAAGACCGTGCTCACCGGTGCGACCGGTCCCGTCGGACGCGCGACGACACAACTGCTGCTGGACACCGGGCACGAGGTGACCGCGATCAGCCGCACCCCGGAGCGGGCCGGACTGCCCGGCGGCGTGCGCGTCGCCCGGGGCGATCCGTCCCGGCCGCAGTCGCTGGGCCCGGTGTTCGACGGCGCGGATGCGGTGCTGATCAGCCCGCGCGCCGTCGGCGCCGCTGTTCCCGAACTCCTGGCGGCGGCCGTCGGTGGTGGGGTGCGGCGGGTCGTCGTGATCTCCGCCGCGACGGTCCAGTTCCCCGCCGGCGAGCCGCGCTTCGCCGCGGAGTTCCGGGCCGCCGAAGCTGCCGCGCGCGAATCCGGACTGACCTGGACGGCATTGCGCTGCACCGACTTCGACGCCAATGCGCTGGCCTGGGCGCCACAGATCCGCGCGGCCGGCGTGGTGCGCGGCGCGTATCCCGCGGCGGCGAGCTCACCGATCCATCACCGCGATATCGCCGCCGTCGCCGCGCGAGCGCTCACCGAAGCGGGCCCGGCCGATCGCGCGCATGTGCTCACCGGCCTGCAGTCGCTGACCCAGCTCGACAAGGTGCGCATTCTCGCCGCGACCCTCGGCATCGACCTGTCGTTCGACGAGGTCCCCGCGGATCGGGTCCGCGCCGCGATGCTGGCACAGGGCCTGCCCGAGGAGATTCCCGCCCGGCTGCTCGGCTCCCTCGCCGACTACGCCCGCACTCCCGGCCCGACCACCGGCACCGTCGAAGCACTGCTCGGCCGGCCCGCGCTGACCTTCGCGCAGTGGGTCGCCGAGAACGCCACCGCATTCCGGAACTGA
- a CDS encoding MarR family winged helix-turn-helix transcriptional regulator: MTDPDPAAVAAVLLTSVSVLLRRVRQVPAEGELTMPERAALSRLDRGGPATSSALAREMQVTAQSMGTTIAALRARGLVERHPDPDDGRRVVLTLTAAGRRALQDKRDARTEQLAAALTSGAFTPAELGRLAEAAALLERLAQHIRPTGDQK, from the coding sequence ATGACCGATCCGGATCCCGCCGCGGTCGCCGCGGTCCTGTTGACGAGCGTCAGCGTGCTGCTGCGGCGGGTCCGGCAGGTGCCCGCCGAGGGCGAACTGACCATGCCCGAGCGGGCCGCGCTGTCGCGGCTGGATCGCGGCGGCCCCGCCACATCCTCGGCGCTGGCCCGGGAAATGCAGGTCACGGCCCAATCCATGGGCACGACGATCGCCGCGCTGCGTGCCCGCGGCCTGGTCGAACGCCACCCGGACCCCGACGACGGCAGGCGGGTCGTGCTGACCCTCACCGCCGCCGGCCGCCGCGCACTACAGGACAAGCGCGACGCGCGGACCGAGCAGCTCGCGGCGGCCCTGACCAGCGGCGCGTTCACCCCGGCGGAGCTCGGCCGGCTCGCCGAGGCCGCCGCCCTGCTCGAACGACTGGCCCAGCACATCCGGCCCACAGGAGACCAGAAATGA
- a CDS encoding ABC transporter permease — MNKYFFTDTAVLLGRSLRHVMRSVDTIITTTVMPIAFLLLFVYVFGGAINTGTKSYVNYLLPGILLITVATGISYTAFRLFLDMKNGIFERFQSMPIARSSVLWAHVLTSLVANLISVVVVVLVALAMGFRSGANIAAWLAIAGILLLFTLALTWLAVIPGLTASSADGASAFSYPLIFLPFISSAFVPTATMPGPVRAFAEHQPVTSIVNAIRDLFAQQPVGSGIWIALAWCVGILVVAYALATITYRRKIS, encoded by the coding sequence ATGAACAAGTATTTCTTCACCGACACCGCCGTACTGCTGGGGCGATCGCTGCGTCACGTCATGCGCAGTGTGGACACCATCATCACGACCACGGTCATGCCGATCGCCTTCCTGCTGCTGTTCGTGTACGTCTTCGGCGGCGCGATCAATACGGGGACGAAGTCGTATGTGAACTATCTGCTGCCGGGCATTCTGCTCATCACGGTGGCGACGGGCATCTCCTACACCGCCTTCCGCCTCTTCCTGGATATGAAGAACGGGATCTTCGAACGCTTCCAGTCGATGCCGATCGCACGATCGTCGGTGTTGTGGGCGCACGTGCTGACGTCGCTGGTGGCGAATCTGATCTCGGTGGTGGTCGTGGTGCTGGTCGCGCTGGCCATGGGATTCCGTTCCGGGGCGAATATCGCGGCCTGGCTGGCGATCGCGGGAATTCTGCTGCTGTTCACGCTGGCCCTGACCTGGCTGGCGGTGATCCCCGGGCTCACGGCGAGTTCCGCGGACGGCGCGAGCGCCTTCTCCTATCCGCTGATCTTCCTGCCGTTCATCAGTTCGGCGTTCGTGCCCACCGCGACCATGCCCGGCCCGGTGCGCGCCTTCGCCGAGCATCAGCCGGTGACCTCGATCGTGAACGCGATCCGCGACCTGTTCGCACAGCAGCCGGTGGGCTCCGGTATCTGGATCGCGCTGGCCTGGTGCGTAGGTATCCTCGTCGTCGCGTATGCGCTGGCGACGATCACCTACCGTCGCAAGATCTCCTGA
- a CDS encoding YbhB/YbcL family Raf kinase inhibitor-like protein: MTLLGRILKNRRAGDTHTAWNLPNLHAPGHLTLTSRHFRDGEPIPRAHCAKTIGGEDLSPHLSWTEPPAGTAALLLVVEDIDVPIAKPAVHCLALIDPSHAHLDPGALHARQPATGVRLLRSTIGRGYHGPAPIEGHGPHRYIFQLFALADPGLGHPAPERARPRTLLPAVPAPVLARGRLTGTFER; encoded by the coding sequence ATGACCCTGCTCGGCCGAATCCTGAAGAACCGCAGGGCCGGAGACACCCACACCGCGTGGAACCTGCCCAACCTGCACGCCCCCGGACACCTGACCCTCACCAGCCGGCACTTCCGCGACGGCGAGCCCATCCCACGCGCCCACTGCGCGAAAACCATCGGCGGCGAAGACCTTTCACCCCACCTGTCCTGGACCGAACCGCCCGCCGGCACCGCGGCGCTGCTGCTGGTCGTCGAGGACATCGACGTCCCGATCGCGAAACCCGCCGTACACTGCCTCGCCCTCATCGACCCGTCGCACGCGCACCTGGATCCCGGCGCCCTCCATGCCCGGCAACCGGCCACCGGCGTACGCCTGCTGCGATCCACTATCGGCCGCGGCTACCACGGCCCCGCGCCGATCGAAGGCCATGGGCCACACCGGTATATCTTCCAACTGTTCGCCCTCGCCGACCCCGGGCTCGGCCACCCGGCCCCCGAGCGCGCACGCCCCCGCACTCTTCTTCCCGCCGTCCCCGCACCGGTCCTGGCCCGCGGCCGCCTCACCGGCACCTTCGAGCGCTGA
- a CDS encoding TetR/AcrR family transcriptional regulator, which translates to MPPRSTAKGRDTRARILAGATRAVLDIGVAATTLDDIRERAQASKSQLFHYFPGGKDELLTEVAATEADRILGILRERVDPLVTWQAWDRWREQLLGEFDRTDADCPMQTLLHHLATVTPGATAVVRQLMLHWHNIIRAGIERMQADGAMTATVNPDRAASAVLAAVHGGAILATVTGCPDHLAAAFDAAVGRLRP; encoded by the coding sequence ATGCCGCCGCGCAGCACCGCCAAGGGGCGCGACACCCGGGCCCGGATCCTGGCGGGCGCGACCCGTGCCGTGCTCGACATCGGTGTCGCCGCAACGACTCTCGACGACATCCGGGAACGTGCGCAGGCGAGCAAGAGTCAGTTGTTCCACTACTTCCCCGGCGGCAAGGACGAACTGCTGACCGAGGTGGCGGCCACCGAGGCCGACCGGATCCTGGGCATCCTGCGTGAGCGGGTCGACCCGCTGGTCACCTGGCAGGCGTGGGATCGCTGGCGGGAGCAGTTGCTGGGTGAATTCGACCGCACCGACGCCGACTGCCCTATGCAGACGCTGCTGCACCACCTCGCGACCGTCACGCCCGGCGCGACGGCCGTCGTCCGGCAGCTGATGCTGCACTGGCACAACATCATTCGCGCCGGTATCGAGCGGATGCAGGCCGACGGCGCGATGACGGCGACCGTGAATCCGGACCGGGCGGCTTCCGCCGTACTCGCCGCCGTGCACGGTGGCGCGATCCTCGCGACGGTCACCGGCTGCCCCGATCATCTCGCCGCCGCCTTCGACGCCGCGGTCGGCCGGCTCCGCCCGTAA
- a CDS encoding ABC transporter substrate-binding protein yields MTVVLPWYADPEGGGYFAAQAEGLYRNAGLDVTLQPGGPQVSATQLVAAGRAQIGHTDAAGIVQAQQQGIPIIAVAALYQDNPVGILSHSDQNITTFDQMKGRTLVSQAGALYPVWLDKQLGVPMQTMQYQGSIANFLKDPKLLQQGWPTNEVRQAEQSGVPVNFTPYSTSGFNPYNDVLFTSKSYFDAHKDELRKFLQASLSGWHDYLGDVAVATDANKAILAANSEQTAASVWYAWDKQRPYVIAGDGAKQLGAMTEQRWTTLIDQLQKLGQLTGKAPATADLYDASLLPTVAAPALPAAPTGSY; encoded by the coding sequence ATGACCGTGGTACTCCCCTGGTACGCGGATCCGGAGGGCGGCGGATACTTCGCCGCGCAGGCCGAGGGCCTGTACCGCAACGCCGGTCTGGACGTCACGTTGCAGCCGGGCGGGCCGCAGGTGTCGGCGACCCAGCTGGTGGCCGCGGGGCGAGCCCAGATCGGGCACACCGACGCCGCGGGCATCGTCCAGGCGCAGCAGCAGGGCATTCCGATCATCGCGGTGGCGGCGCTGTACCAGGACAATCCGGTCGGCATCCTGTCGCACAGCGATCAGAACATCACCACCTTCGACCAGATGAAGGGCCGGACGCTGGTCAGCCAGGCCGGCGCGCTGTACCCGGTGTGGCTGGACAAGCAGCTCGGCGTCCCGATGCAGACGATGCAGTATCAGGGTTCGATCGCGAATTTCCTGAAGGATCCGAAACTGCTGCAACAGGGCTGGCCCACCAACGAGGTGCGGCAGGCCGAGCAGTCCGGCGTGCCGGTGAATTTCACGCCGTATTCGACCTCGGGTTTCAATCCCTATAACGACGTGTTGTTCACCTCGAAGAGTTATTTCGATGCGCACAAGGACGAACTGCGGAAGTTCCTGCAGGCCAGCCTTTCCGGCTGGCACGACTATCTCGGTGACGTCGCGGTGGCCACCGATGCCAACAAGGCGATCCTCGCCGCGAACAGCGAGCAGACCGCCGCGTCGGTCTGGTACGCGTGGGACAAGCAGCGGCCGTACGTGATCGCCGGTGACGGCGCGAAGCAACTCGGCGCGATGACCGAGCAGCGCTGGACCACGCTGATCGATCAGTTGCAGAAGCTCGGTCAGCTCACCGGCAAGGCCCCGGCCACGGCGGATCTGTACGACGCGAGCCTGCTGCCGACCGTGGCGGCGCCGGCGCTGCCGGCCGCGCCGACCGGATCGTACTGA
- a CDS encoding NAD(P)/FAD-dependent oxidoreductase: MRIPVTIVGAGLGGLTLARVLHVHGIPVTVYEAETSPAARSQGGMLDIHHHNGQPALAAAGLTEEFRALILPGREAGRVYAADGTLLLDEPDDGTGGRPEVQRGELRRILIESLPADAIRWGHKVTGVAALGGGRHELTVAGGDPVTTEILVGADGAWSRIRPLLSTATPEYTGLSFLETYLYDADTRHPAVAETVGGGGMAALAPGKGIQAHREAGGTLHTYVALTATPEWLAGLGAAGENAARTRIASEFDGWATELTALITGGDTAPVVRPVYTLPVEHRWDRVPGVTLLGDAAHLMPPSGEGANLAMFDGAELGRALAAHPGDPEAALADYERALFPRSAEAAAEGARIHEACFGAGAPRSLVGLLTGQA; this comes from the coding sequence ATGCGCATCCCCGTCACGATCGTCGGCGCCGGACTCGGCGGCCTGACCCTCGCCCGCGTCCTGCACGTGCACGGCATCCCGGTCACCGTGTACGAGGCGGAGACCTCCCCGGCGGCCCGCTCCCAGGGCGGCATGCTCGACATCCATCACCACAACGGCCAACCGGCCCTCGCGGCCGCGGGCCTGACCGAGGAGTTCCGGGCCCTGATCCTGCCCGGCCGCGAGGCCGGCCGGGTCTACGCCGCAGACGGCACGCTGCTGCTCGACGAACCCGACGACGGCACCGGCGGCCGCCCCGAGGTGCAGCGCGGCGAACTGCGCCGCATCCTCATCGAATCGCTGCCCGCCGACGCGATCCGATGGGGACACAAGGTGACCGGCGTCGCGGCCCTGGGCGGCGGCCGGCACGAACTCACCGTCGCCGGCGGCGATCCGGTCACCACCGAAATCCTGGTCGGCGCGGACGGCGCATGGTCCCGGATCCGTCCCCTGTTGTCCACGGCCACACCGGAATACACCGGCCTGTCGTTCCTCGAGACCTATCTGTACGACGCGGACACCCGGCATCCCGCCGTCGCGGAGACCGTCGGTGGCGGCGGGATGGCCGCCCTCGCGCCGGGGAAGGGGATCCAGGCCCATCGCGAGGCGGGCGGCACACTGCACACCTATGTGGCACTTACGGCGACGCCGGAATGGCTCGCCGGGCTCGGCGCGGCCGGGGAGAACGCGGCCCGCACCCGCATCGCGAGCGAATTCGACGGCTGGGCAACCGAACTCACCGCGCTGATCACCGGCGGCGACACCGCGCCGGTCGTGCGACCGGTGTACACCCTGCCGGTCGAGCACCGATGGGATCGCGTGCCGGGAGTGACCCTGCTCGGCGACGCCGCCCACCTCATGCCGCCGTCCGGCGAGGGCGCCAACCTCGCCATGTTCGACGGCGCCGAACTGGGCCGGGCGCTCGCGGCGCACCCCGGCGACCCCGAAGCCGCCCTCGCCGACTACGAGCGGGCCCTGTTTCCCCGCAGCGCCGAGGCCGCCGCCGAGGGCGCACGCATCCACGAGGCGTGCTTCGGCGCCGGCGCCCCGCGCAGCCTGGTCGGCCTGCTCACCGGACAGGCGTAG
- a CDS encoding NAD(P)H-binding protein translates to MVTRRRVLVTGATGNTGSRVVAGLRQHGIDARAAGRSGPVRFDWNDPLTWPDALTGVDAVYLATPMTGEGFGAAAVADFVRFATARGVERLVLLAGRSARADPPSPYMNALEEPVRAGGAEWTILSPGVFQQNFRAPAWQAGIRAGAVERVEAAPDVPVDFIDVADIAEVAVRVLTSAGHGGATYELSGPRVLSFREAITIIATTLGRPITYHAVPLSDWLEQARERGLSERAIDFVTVNQLGQAGGAYSVPHPGVRQILGREPAPFERFVREAAVSGVWGRPR, encoded by the coding sequence ATGGTGACACGACGACGAGTGCTGGTGACGGGAGCGACCGGGAACACCGGCAGCCGAGTGGTGGCGGGCCTGCGGCAGCACGGCATCGACGCCCGCGCGGCCGGTCGGTCGGGCCCGGTCCGTTTCGACTGGAACGACCCACTGACCTGGCCGGACGCATTGACCGGCGTCGACGCCGTCTATCTGGCGACGCCGATGACCGGCGAGGGTTTCGGCGCCGCCGCGGTCGCGGATTTCGTCCGGTTCGCCACGGCCCGCGGTGTCGAACGGCTGGTGCTGCTGGCCGGGCGCAGCGCGCGGGCCGACCCACCCAGTCCCTACATGAACGCGCTGGAGGAGCCGGTCCGGGCCGGTGGCGCCGAATGGACGATCCTGAGCCCCGGCGTCTTCCAGCAGAACTTCCGCGCACCCGCATGGCAGGCGGGCATCCGGGCCGGCGCGGTGGAGCGCGTGGAAGCCGCACCGGACGTACCGGTCGACTTCATCGATGTCGCCGATATCGCCGAGGTCGCCGTGCGGGTGCTCACCAGCGCCGGCCACGGCGGCGCGACCTACGAGCTGTCCGGTCCCCGGGTCCTGAGCTTCCGCGAGGCGATCACGATCATCGCCACCACCCTCGGCCGTCCGATCACCTATCACGCTGTGCCGCTGTCGGATTGGCTGGAACAGGCCCGCGAGCGCGGCCTGTCCGAGCGCGCGATCGACTTCGTGACCGTGAACCAGCTCGGCCAGGCCGGCGGCGCCTACAGCGTCCCGCATCCGGGCGTGCGGCAGATCCTCGGCCGCGAACCGGCCCCCTTCGAACGGTTCGTACGCGAGGCGGCCGTCTCCGGCGTCTGGGGGCGGCCACGGTGA
- a CDS encoding PadR family transcriptional regulator, with product MSKQMTEMLKGTLEGIVLAILFARPAYGYEITAWLRDQGFTDIAEGTVYALLVRVEKRGLVDVEKIPSEKGPPRKVFTLNEQGREYLEEFWQTWNFLSDRLAQLHEGDN from the coding sequence ATGAGCAAGCAGATGACGGAAATGCTCAAGGGGACATTGGAGGGCATCGTTCTCGCGATCCTGTTCGCGCGGCCGGCCTACGGCTACGAGATCACGGCGTGGCTGCGGGATCAGGGTTTCACCGATATCGCCGAAGGCACCGTCTACGCCCTGCTCGTCCGGGTCGAGAAGCGGGGCCTGGTCGATGTGGAGAAGATTCCGTCCGAGAAGGGCCCGCCGCGCAAGGTGTTCACCCTCAACGAGCAGGGACGGGAATACCTCGAGGAATTCTGGCAGACCTGGAATTTCCTCTCCGATCGGCTGGCGCAACTGCACGAAGGAGACAACTAG
- a CDS encoding hemerythrin domain-containing protein encodes MSVEPARHSGRTEPLDFAPMYATHNAFRRDLTRLHRAVDDGRTDTPGVRAGWANFTRQLAVHHSVEDEVLWPALRRAVPGRPRDLALIAEMAAEHAQLDPLLEAIDHDFAHRKTALAEHIRELTDVLETHTRHEEDAALPLMQEVLPAADWAAFRSAMAARQGPSGAAVYVPWILDGATAEQRRDFLAAMPRPLAVVNTLLFQPRYRRRHLWE; translated from the coding sequence ATGTCCGTCGAACCGGCCCGCCACTCCGGCCGCACCGAACCTCTCGACTTCGCACCGATGTACGCCACCCACAACGCCTTTCGCCGCGATCTCACCCGCCTGCACCGGGCCGTGGACGACGGCCGGACCGACACCCCCGGCGTCCGCGCCGGCTGGGCCAACTTCACCCGCCAACTGGCCGTCCATCATTCGGTCGAGGACGAGGTGCTGTGGCCCGCACTGCGGCGCGCGGTACCCGGCCGCCCGCGCGATCTCGCGCTCATCGCCGAGATGGCGGCCGAACACGCACAACTGGATCCACTGCTCGAGGCGATCGACCACGACTTCGCACACCGGAAAACGGCTCTCGCCGAACATATCCGAGAGTTGACCGACGTCCTGGAAACCCATACCCGGCACGAGGAGGACGCGGCGCTTCCGCTCATGCAGGAGGTACTGCCCGCCGCGGACTGGGCGGCGTTCCGGTCGGCGATGGCCGCCCGGCAAGGTCCCTCGGGTGCGGCCGTCTACGTTCCGTGGATTCTCGACGGCGCCACGGCCGAGCAGCGCCGCGATTTCCTGGCCGCCATGCCGAGGCCGCTCGCCGTCGTGAACACACTGCTGTTCCAGCCGCGCTACCGGCGCAGGCATCTCTGGGAATGA
- a CDS encoding TetR/AcrR family transcriptional regulator yields MATRARRSPRRTEALSRERIIDTAVELLDRAGAAGLTFRALTERLATGPGAIYWHVANKDELLAAATEAVVAAVVSPASADSPEAAPGEIRAIALGLFEAIDDHPWLATQIAVQLSRNPQGTVTPRIFESIGRQVRALGAPEADWFTTTSVLVHYILGAAGQNAANARAAGLETDRTEYLGAASATWTELDAAEYPFLRAVAGQMREHDDRAQFLAGVELVLAGIAARR; encoded by the coding sequence ATGGCAACGCGAGCGCGCCGGTCACCGCGGCGCACCGAGGCGCTCTCCCGCGAGCGCATCATCGACACGGCCGTCGAACTGCTGGACCGGGCCGGTGCGGCGGGGCTCACCTTCCGGGCCTTGACCGAACGTCTCGCGACCGGCCCGGGGGCGATCTACTGGCATGTGGCGAACAAGGACGAACTGCTCGCCGCCGCCACCGAGGCCGTCGTGGCGGCCGTGGTGAGCCCGGCGTCGGCGGACTCACCCGAGGCCGCACCGGGCGAGATCCGGGCGATCGCGCTGGGCCTGTTCGAGGCGATCGACGACCACCCGTGGCTGGCCACCCAGATCGCCGTGCAACTGTCACGCAACCCGCAGGGGACGGTGACGCCGCGGATCTTCGAGAGCATCGGCCGGCAGGTCCGCGCACTCGGCGCGCCCGAGGCCGACTGGTTCACGACGACGTCGGTGCTGGTGCACTACATCCTCGGCGCGGCCGGGCAGAACGCCGCGAATGCCCGCGCCGCCGGGCTCGAGACCGACCGCACCGAATATCTGGGCGCCGCCTCGGCGACCTGGACGGAGTTGGACGCGGCCGAGTACCCGTTCCTGCGGGCCGTCGCCGGTCAGATGCGGGAGCACGACGATCGCGCACAGTTCCTCGCGGGTGTCGAACTCGTCCTCGCCGGTATCGCCGCGCGGAGATGA
- a CDS encoding isochorismatase family cysteine hydrolase has product MTLTTLEPTAALVVIDLQQGIVSAHPAPPIAAAVTRATRLAAEFRRHGLPVVLVNVTGRAPGRTDAGTSTGTTTFPPGWADLIDELDVSPTDHLITKRRRSAFHDTGLDTLLRDLRVTQVVLAGISTSSGVESTARSACDHGYHVVLATDAMGDPDTEAHRHSVERIFPKLGETATAAEITARAGATR; this is encoded by the coding sequence ATGACACTGACGACGCTCGAGCCCACCGCCGCGCTGGTCGTGATCGACCTGCAGCAGGGCATCGTCTCGGCCCACCCCGCGCCGCCGATCGCCGCGGCGGTCACCCGGGCGACCCGGCTGGCCGCCGAGTTCCGCCGGCACGGCCTGCCCGTGGTCCTGGTCAACGTCACCGGCCGCGCGCCCGGCCGCACCGATGCCGGGACATCCACGGGCACAACGACATTCCCACCCGGTTGGGCCGACCTCATCGACGAACTCGACGTGTCGCCGACCGACCACCTGATCACCAAACGGCGGCGCAGCGCATTCCACGACACCGGCCTGGACACCCTGCTGCGCGATCTGCGCGTCACCCAGGTCGTGCTGGCCGGCATCTCGACCAGCTCGGGCGTCGAATCGACCGCCCGCTCGGCCTGCGACCACGGCTACCATGTCGTCCTGGCCACCGACGCCATGGGCGACCCGGACACCGAAGCCCACCGCCACAGCGTCGAACGCATCTTCCCCAAACTCGGCGAGACCGCCACCGCCGCCGAGATCACCGCGAGGGCCGGAGCGACCCGATGA